Below is a window of Desmonostoc muscorum LEGE 12446 DNA.
CAAAAGCAACGGCAAAGCAAACCGCAGCTCCCACAAGTCCAGCGATACTAGTGCCAATTGGCCCCAAATCCTTAATCTCATAGTCAGCTAAGGGAGTCGGCACAATTATCCGTACTTTCCCGGCTAAGTCAATGAAACCGGTATTTTCAGCAACTTTCTCTAAACCATCAGGCCATGCTGAGGCAAACAGTGATAGCACTCCCGCAATTAAGAAAATGCTGACGATGGGCACTGACCATCCACGAAACTCGTGCTGTTCGCCTGGTAATAAATCTGGTCGGGCAGTGGCTAAATAAGTCAGTACACTGCCGGTAATCAACCCTTCACCAATGCCAATTAGAATATGAACGCCTGTCATGGCTGGTAAAACTATGGCTACAGGCGCAGTTCCAGATAGGGCTAGCTCAATGGCTGCTGCTACAGCAGCTACTACTACACTGACACCAGCTGCAATGCCAGCAGCTAACGGTAAACGCCCTTTAGCCCCCCCTAATAACCGCTGCAAGGTTTGGGTTAAAATCCACCCTACCCAAACACCAATTACTGCCATGTTCAAAATATTTGCGCCCAATGCCGTAATTCCACCATCAGCAAACAGCACGGCTTGAATAATTAGAACTGTGGCAATACACAACGTTCCTGCCCAAGGACTACCCAAAACGATCGCCGCTAAGGTTCCCCCCAACAAGTGACCACTAGTACCTCCTGCTACTGGAAAATTAATCATCTGGGCAGCAAAAATAAAGGCGGTGGTTAATCCCAGTATGGGAGCGCGACGCACACCAAAAGCCTCTTGCGATCGCCCTAAGGCTATAAAAAGTGCTGCCACACTCGCTAAACCAGTAGCTCCTGCCACTGGCACAGAAACAAATCCATCAGGAATATGCATAACTTACCCTGTATTTTAGATATTTATTTACTCAAAACAAGTAATCAAGTAACGGCATTAAATTAATAACAAACAAAATTTTTCTCCTTTTTGCAATGCCCTATTGGGGGATTTTGTTGTGTTACTTTTGACAGATTTACAATACAGTATCTACCTCTATATTATGCTGTTTTTTAGTTTTTATTAATTTTTATGAATTTTCGTTTTAGATATATTGCTAAACGTTGATAAATTCTTGGAAAAGTAAAAAAAATCTGGAAATATCTCCATTAATAATTCTTTCTCCGGTTGAAAAATAGCCATTACTATATTTTCTGTAAACTTTATTTTTACCATTTCGACCTTTATCGAAAAACAATAGATTTCTCAAAAGACAAAATTTAGAGTCCTAAATCATTCATAATCAACCTATCCTCAAACTTTTTAAAATAGCCAAGTTTCAAAAATTAAAATTCCTATATTTATGTTACTAGATAGCCAAACACTTGATATTCATGTATAAAATTTTCCCAAGGTTAAGGAGCAAAAGTTTAGAACTTACGCACTGTACAAATTAATCATGGTTTGTATTTGTAAAATAAATAGTTTCAGGCTTTTATTAATCATTCTTTGATGGTAGATAGACCCTGGGTGTAGGGGCACAGCAGTGTTCCCTACGACAGATGTGGTTTTTTCAACACCCATATTTAGTATTTCCTGTCAATACGTAAGTCCTAAAGTTATGAAATTATGACCACCATGCCATAAGATATATATGCCACTTTAAGTCTTGATTTATTAAGCGTAATAAGATTAAAAAGTATTGAAGAAGAATGCAGAATTCTGAATCAAGACGCGACGCTCGTTGCTCTAAAGCGTCTCCCCTTCTCCCAAAGGGAGAGGCTAGCGCCAAGGGAAAAGACTCGGCGGGAGCTAGCTATCCGCTTTTTCGGTCAGAATAACCAACTGAATTCTGACGACTGACGACTGACGCCTCTATTCTGTTCGATAAAAATAAGATTTATAGATGATCTATTTGCTCACGGAGTGAGATTAATGCTACATTAAGTACGTAAGAGTATAAAAAACCGAAATCGAAAGTACCATATAAATAACCACTAAAATATAAAATTTAGATGAATTTAGTAAAAATACTGGAAATTAAAATGTGTAAATTACTAAACTTTCAGAAGAAGAAACTGTAACAAAAGTATTGGACTTTGGACAAAAAGAAGTTTATTCGCGAGTGTGACTCGCGAATAAATGAATGATTAATCTTGTTTATAGTGACGAGCAGAAAAAAGCATAGCCATCAGACCCCCAACAAATAGTAATATCAACTACAAAGTATCTTTGGGTAAATACTGATGGCTATGCCAAAATTTAATAACAATCAATTAATAGCGCAATTTCAAGATTTTAGACAAAAAATTTACAACTGTTTTTCTTCATGTAGCGACGCCTGTATGGATTTGTTGGATGCGCTTGCGGGTAATACGGGAGCCAATTCAATTGCGGAGTTATCTTTAAGTCCTTTGTTTCCCAGAAGCTATAATTCTATTTATAAAGCAATTCAAAAATCATTTAATACAAATATTCAGGAGAAGAACAATGAAGAAGAAGAACAAGAAGAACAAGAAAAACCCAATAACTTAATTAGGGTGGTATCTGAGTTAATTAAGCAACCACAACAACGCCCTTTTTACTTATTCGCTCTTGATACAACACCGCATCCGCGTCCTTACGCGAGGACTTTAGCTGAACGTGGGTATATTTACCAGCCAAATACTATCAAGGGTAACAAACCGATTAATATTGGTCATTCTTATTCGATACTTTCTATCTTACCAGAGAAAGAAACTGGGAATGCCGCCCCTTGGTCAATACCAATATCAGGAGAAAGGGTATCACTTGATAAAACTGGTGTTGATGTGGGTAGTGAACAAATTTCCTCAGTAATGTCTGATTCATCACTGCCCTGGCAGGAAAAATTGTGCGTCTTAGTAGCAGATAGCGCCTATAGTCAGCGTTCATTTCTGTTTGACCAATCCAAACACAAAAATGTGGTAGTGATAGCCAGAGTTCGTAGTAATCGAATTTTCTACCAATCTCCACCCGTTGATGAGTCAAAGAAAAAACGTGGTTGTCCAAAAAAATACGGTGAACGGTTTAATTTAGCTGATGTTGAAACTTGGCACTCTCCCGACGAGACAACACAAATTCAGCAGACAACCTGTAAGGGTCGTCTTTTAAACATCACCATACTCGCTTGGCATCAAATGTTGATGAGGGGAACCAAGCACCAAAAAATGTATTGTCATCCTTTTACTCTGCTCAGAATTCATGTGACTGATGATACTAATCAATCTCTCTGGAAACCAATGTGGTTAATTGTCATAGGTGAGCAACGTGGAGAAATCTCACCTACGGTTGCAAACCATTGCTATAGACAAAGGTTTGATATTGAACACATGCTGCGATTTAGCAAGCAGCGTTTGTTGATGACGCAGTTTCAAACTCCAGATGTTTTGCATGAGGAAAATTGGATACATTTAGTAATCCTAGCTTACGTACAGTTGTGGGCGGCAAGGGAGTTAGCAACACACTTACCCAGGCCATGGGAGCGTTATTTAGAACAAAACAATGATAAAATTGCCACTCCAAGTGTAGTGCAACGCGATTTTCAGAGAATTATTTCAGAGATTGGTACACCCGCTCGTTCTCCCAAAACCAGAGGAAATTCCATCGGTCGAGTTCAAGGTCAAGTTCAAACACAACGAACTAAGCATCCTGTTGTCAAGAAGAAGTCAAAATCAACACTCGCTAAAGTCAAAGCCGCATAAATTTTCTTAGGCTTTAGGCGTTTAACTCAGTCTGACTCAGTTTGTAAAATAACTGGGGTAATTTCTGATGACTAGTTTTTTGTTCGCGAGTGTGACTCGCGAACAAACTTCTTTTTGTCCAAAGTCCAAAAAAGTAATTACAGAATGCGGAACAAAGCAGATTGAATCAAGAAACTCAGCAAGTGTCCGGGTCTATTAACCCCAGTATTTACACCCTTCTTATGTTATTTGAAATATGAAAACAAACTCATCCAACTCACTGTTAACAGTTCCAACTGGTCCACTGAAGATTTCAGAATTACCTCCTAATGATCTAAGTACAACCAGTGAATCAATTTATCTATCCCTAGTAATTCCTACTTATAAAGAGCGTGATAATATTAACAATATAGTTAGGATACTGAGTCAGTTACTGGATGAATCAATTCCAGGAAATTATGAGCTAATTGTGGTAGACGATGATAGCCCAGACCTGACTTGGGAAATAGCACAATCTTTGACGACAGAATATCCACAGTTGCGGGTGATGCGACGCCAAGAGGAACGAGGGCTGTCTTCAGCAGTAATTCGTGGCTGGCAAGCAGGTATGGGAAGTGTGTTGGGGGTAATTGATGGGGATTTGCAGCATCCACCAGAAGTGCTGATGCAACTGTTACGTAGTATTGAACAGGGAGCGGATTTGGCAGTAGCCAGCCGTCATGTGGAAGGAGGCGGCGTCAGTAGTTGGAGTGTAGTCAGGCGTTTCTTGTCCCGTGGCGCTCAGTTGTTAGGCTTAATTATCTTACCAGGGGTACTGGGGAGAGTTTCCGACCCGATGAGTGGTTATTTTATGGTGCGGCGGAGTGCGATCGCCAATGCAGCACTCAATCCAGTAGGATACAAAATTCTTCTAGAGGTAATTGGGCGGGGAAAGGTAAACGAAGTAGCCGAAGTTGGGTATGTATTTCGGGAACGCACAGAGGGTGAGAGTAAAGTCACATGGAAGCAATATATAGATTACATCCACCACTTAGTGCGGTTGCGGCTTTCCACAGGAAGGGTAGGACGATTTAAAAGAAAAGTTAATTTTCCCGTTGGTCGATTCATCCGCTTTGGTTTGGTTGGCTTGAGTGGGGTATTTGTGGATATGGCAGTGCTTTACTTACTGAGCGATCCGACTACCTTAGCTTGGCCATTGACACGCAGCAAAATCATTGCTGGTGAAATTGCAATTTTAAATAATTTCTTGTGGAATGACGCTTGGACATTTGCTGATGTCAGCGCCAGACAGCAAGAATGGCACCAACGCGCCAAACGTTTTGTAAAATTTAATCTGATTTGCCTTGCCGGACTGGTATTAAATGTACTGATATTAAATTTAGTGTTTAATTTCCTGATTCCTAACCGTTATATTGCCAATTTAATTGCGATCGCAGTTGCTACTATCTGGAATTTCTGGGTGAATTTGAAACTCAGCTGGCGCGTCACTGATGTGAAATAGTCACAACGAGGGATTTGAGATTGGAATTTTTGTTTTTAGATTTTAGAACGAACTTAAATCTAAAACGTCAAATCTAAAAATCCATGAGTGTGAGGCTTGGCTATGAAAGTTTTTTTTGGGGATGCATCCCATTTTTGCAAAAAGATTATCTTGTTGTTGTCTGTCTGTGCTGCCCAAATTCTGCCTGATAGAGGTAAAAAATCTACCCCGCAACAGATATCTTTGCACAAGTGGTATGCCCCCCTTTTTCCTAGCTGGTTTCATCCTTTGATGTGGTTTATTATCGGCTTCGGCTTGCGTCTAATCAACTTGACTGCCAAGCCTCCTTGGACAGATGAATTTTCCACCTTAGTTTTTAGCTTGGGGAATAATTTTTTAGGAGTACCCCTAAATCAAGCGATCGCACCTGATATCCTATTGCAACCACTACAACCAAACCCAGCTGCTAACATTGGTGATGTAATTCATAACTTAGTGACACAAGATACCCATCCACCACTGTATTTTGTTTTAGCTTACTTGTGGATGAAATTATTTCCGAGTGAAGGTGGATTAGTATCGCTATTTGCAGCGCGATCGCTACCAGCTTTCATTGGTGCAATCTCCATACCTTGTGTTTACTTATTAGGTAGAGTAGCATTTCGTTCGCCATTGGTGGGAAACTTTGCTGCTGCCATCATGGCAGTATCACCATACGCTGTTTTTTTGTCACAAGAAGCACGCCACTACAGTTTAGCAGCCTTGTGGGTAATTGGTTCTCTCACCTGCTTAGTAATTGCCACACGTCATCTTCAAAACCGCACACCATTACCGATGTGGGTAGCACTTACTTGGGTAGAAATTAATGCTTTGGGTTTTGCTACTCATTACTTCTTCAGCCTTACTGTTTGCACTGAAGCAGTAGTTTTAATGTTTCTAGCTTGGTATCAAAAACAAACCAGCACAAAATTTTCTCTGCTATTCTCTTCTGGCTGGCAGCGCATCTATGCCGTTGCTACAGGTACTTTGATCGCCAGTTTAATTTGGTTACCAATCTTTCTAGAAAATAGAAATCGTGATAATTTGACCGAATGGATTCGAGGTTCCCGTAATGGACTAGATTGGATCAGCCCAATTTTTCAAGCTTTAGGAACATTGATTACAATGATTTCGCTGTTACCAGTTGAATCTACACAACTATTGGTTGTGATTCCTTCAGGGCTGGTGATGCTGATTTTCTTTATTTGGGCAGTACCAATTTTAGTGCGTGGGATTAAGGTTCAACTACAACACCCAGAAAACCGGATAATGATTCAGGTGGTGGCTGGAGTTGCTATAAGTGCGATCGCTTTGTTCTTTATCTTTACCTATTTTTTAGGTATTGATCTAACTAGGGGCGCTCGCTATCACTTTATTTACTTTCCCAGTATCATTGTTTTACTAGCAGCAAGTTTGGCAGTTTGTTGGCATCCCCCCAAAGAATTAATCAATAAAAGTATAGGCAGATGGGGAATCAATGGGAAAAAAGCTGCAATCTTAATTTGGTTAATGGCATTTGTTAGTGCAACTACAGTATTGTGCAATCTCGGCTATCAAAAATATTATCGCCCTGACCTTTTTGTGCAATTAATTCAACAGATATCTCCAGTACCAACACTGATTGCCACCACTCACAAAACTTATGTACACACTGGGGAAATGATGGGCATAGCTAGGGAAATTAAACTGGGAAATTTCCCTCAAAATCCTCTGTTTCTCCTTGCTCATCAAGACCAAGGCCCAAATACTTCTACCATTGCTCTGGAAAATACTTTAAAGACACTACCACGACCTTTTGACTTGTGGTTAGTAAACTTTCACGCCCCCGTGGCAGAAGCCATCAAAACATGTGTTATTTCTGATACTCAATCTTTGCCAAACGTGGACGGCTACGAATATCAACTTTATCATTGCCAGCAAAGTTAATTTGCTCTTGAAGAAGAATTTAGGAGTCATAATCAACGTGAGTTTGATGAACCTCTCCCCAACCCCTCTTTGAGACATAAAGACTAGACAATACTGGACTCAAAAATCTGTTGAGCAGTCAAATTCAACTCTGGGAAAATGGGTGATTGAATGCGATCGCCATTCCTAAACTGACTAACTTGGTATTCACCCTCAGCTAAAGAGTAGACCGAGATAGTTGGTTGTTTAGGATTGCCGATAAATCGCCTCCCTCCCAAAGCTGCGTAATCGACAATCCAGTATTTTAGGATACCTACTGCCTCATAATCAGCTGCTTTTTTTAAATAATCATCCCTCCAATTGGTACTCACCACCTCAACTACTAAAGGAATAGATGTTGCTTGGCTAACAGTAGATTCTTTTTTCCACAGAGGTTCATTCACTAAATTGGGCTGATTTAAGATCAGTACATCTGGCGAGTAAGCTGATTCGCTCTGGGTAGGTTTAATGAATGCTGTTTTCGGGATAAAATAAGGCAGTTTTAAGCGTTTATATTCTGCAACTATTTCTCCAACTAAAAATCCAACAATCTCTTCATGGTCGCCAGTGGGTGGTGGCATCTCGACTATTATTCCGTCATGTAATTCATAGCGTTTCTGTGGGTTTTGGGGATACTGGGCAACAAATTCATCAAATGTAACTAGTTTGCGTAAGGCTTGAGTCATAATTTAAGCTCTCCAATTTTAGATTAAGGGATTTCCAATAAATAAATTATCCAAATAAACGTAGACGCGCAGCGGCTTGCCGTAGGCTACCACTCCAGGCGCAGAGAACACAGAGAGAGGAGAAATACAGAGGGTTTTAGCGTCAGTTTTGGGATATTTTTTTATTTGGAAGTCCCTAAGTAACTTTGCACAATCAAAGCAAACTGTGTAAACAAGGCTCAAACCCTTTTTCTCGCTGCTTTATCCCAACGATAATTACTTACCCCGACCTACTTTTTTGATTTTTTCTGGATAAACAAATTAGTCTAATGAGTAAATATACTCTGTTATTCGCAGATGCATCTTGTGGAAGTTCCTCAAATATCAATATCCATAGGAGACTAGAGAAAGAAGAAAAAAATATATCTGACACGTTTTCAAGCAGCAAAGGCTGTAAGTAATTAAGGAGGATTTATGCGTGCAGTACTAATGGCAGGGGGTTCGGGAACGCGGCTTCGTCCGTTAACTTGCGATCTGCCCAAACCGATGGTGCCTATCCTCAATCGACCAATTGCCGAACATATTATCAATTTGCTCAAAAGACATCAAATTACAGAAGTTATTGCGACATTGCATTATTTACCTGATGTCTTACGAGATTATTTTCAAGACGGCAGCGATTTTGGTGTCCAAATGACCTACGCTGTGGAAGAAGACCAGCCTTTGGGTACAGCCGGTTGTGTGAAAAACATTGCCGAACTTCTTGATGAAACTTTTTTAGTGATTAGCGGCGATAGCATAACAGATTTTGACCTCACAGCAGCGATCGCATTTCATAAACAAAAACAATCAAAAGCTACTTTGATTTTAACCAGGGTTCCTAACCCCATTGAATTTGGAGTGGTAATTACCGATGAAGAACTACGAATTCGGAGATTTTTAGAAAAACCCTCTACTAGTGAAATTTTTTCTGATACCGTCAACACTGGTACTTACATTCTCGAACCACAAGTTTTGGAATATCTGCCAACAAACACTGAATGCGACTTTTCCAAAGACTTATTCCCCTTACTTTTAGCAAAAGATGAGCCGATGTATGGTTATATTGCTGAAGGTTACTGGTGCGATGTCGGTCACTTAGATGCCTATCGGGAAGCTCAATACGATGCATTAGACCAAAAAGTGCAACTAGATTGCGCCTACAAAGAAGTTTCTCATAAGTTATGGGTCGGTCAAAATACTTATATCGACCAAACGGCTGTAATTGAAACCCCAGCAGTGATTGGTGACAATTGCCGCATCGGGGCAAGAGTCCAGATTGAGGCAGGAACCGTAATTGGTGATAATGTCACTATTGGCGCTGATGCTAATCTCAAACGTCCGATAGTTTGGAATGGAGCAATCATCGGCGAAGAAGCACATCTTTCTGCCTGTGTAATTTCCCGTGGCACTCGTGTAGACCGCCGCGCCCATGTATTAGAAGCTGCTGTGGTGGGTTCGCTTTCTACGGTGGGAGAAGAAGCTCAAATTAGCCCTGGTGTGCGTGTTTGGCCGAGTAAGAAAATTGAATCAGGTGCTGTTTTAAACATTAACTTGATTTGGGGAAATATTGCCCAGCGGAATTTATTTGGGCAACGTGGCGTCCAAGGATTAGCTAATATTGACATCACCCCAGAATTCGCGGTGAAATTGGGAGCTGCTTACGGTTCTACCTTGAAACCTGGTTCTAAAGTAACAGTTTCCCGTGACCAGCGTAATATTTCTCGAATGGTGACGCGATCGCTCATTGCTGGTTTGATGTCAGTAGGTATTGATATTCAAAATCTCGATGCCACAGCTATTCCCATCGCCCGCACGGTTATACCGATCATGGCAGTAGCAGGTGGTATCCATGTGCGGGTACACCCCGATCGCCCCGACTACATTTTGATTGAATTCATGGATGCGAAAGGCATTAATATCACCAAAGCCCTAGAAAAGAAAATTGAAGGCGCTTACTTTAAGGAAGATATGCGGCGGGCGCTAATTCATGAAATTGGCGATGTATCTTACCCCAGCCAAGTCATTGACCGTTACTGCACTGCTTTTGAGAAACTTTTGCATGTTCATACACTCCGCAATAGTCGGGCAAAAGTGGTGATTGATTATGTTTATGCCGTATCTGGGGCAGTTTTACCCCAAATGTTAGATAAATTTGGCGCTGATGCAGTGGTATTGAATGCCAGTGTCAATAAAACGGCCATGTCCGTAACTGATCGCGAAGGACTGCTGACTCAATTAGGTCATGTAGTGGAAGCGCTGAAAGCTAACTTTGGTGTACAAGTATCCGCTAACGGCGAACAGCTAATTTTAGTCGATGAATCAGGCTACCCAATTCGTGGAGAAATGTTAACAGCACTAATGGTAGACATGATTTTAACTGCTAACCCCAGAGGTACAGTAGTAGTCCCAGTTCATGCTTCCAGTGCTATTGAACAAGTCGCCCGTCGCCATGACGGCAGAGTAATTCGCACCAAAGCTAACCCTACAGCTTTGATGGAAGCTTGTCAGAAAAATCCGAATGTGGTGTTAGGAGGTAGTGGAGAAACTGGTTTTATTTTCCCCCAACTGCATCCAGGATTTGATTCCATGTTCTGCATTGCGAAGATCATTGAGATGTTAACAATACAAGAGCGATCGCTAGCTGCTGCAAGGTCAGAATTACCCCGTGTAATTCACAAAACTTATACAGTCCGATGTCCCTGGACAGCCAAAGGTGCTTTAATGCGCTACTTGGTGGAAACTCACCCAGCCCAAAATCTAGAATTAATTGATGGTGTGAAAATTTGCCAACCCTATGATGACAGTTGGCTATTAGTTTTACCAGATGCCAGCGAACCACTAGTGCATTTGTATGCAAATAGCAACGATCGCGATTGGGTAGATGAGACTGTGAGAAACTACCGTACCCGTGTCCAGACTTTTGTGGAAAGACAACAAGAATATCAACCAGCCGAAGTGTAATTCGTAATTCGTAATTCGTAATTCGTAATTGAATTCTTTAATTACGAATTACGAATTAGCAATTACGAATTATTATTTAGGGCATTCTGGTAAACTTCTCTCGGCGTAATTGCAATCGAAATAAATTAAAGCTTCCCTACTAGAATCAAATGCTCCAGTTGTAGTACGTGGGCTACTTGTTGGACTTGCTTCATATAACCAAATTTTTAAGTAGTAACTGCTATTATCATCGCTAGACCATAATTCATAACGATAATCACCTCCTGAACCCTGACTATTTAAATAGTCAGCTAGTGCTGTATTTGATGCAGATACAAAGGTAAATACACTCAAAACAGGAATTACAGCCACTTTTAGTATTTGGACTAATTTCATATATTAACAAAGAACTAACTTTATCTAGCTTCTGTTACCGATGTATTTTTTTGCTTCAGTAATTATGGTGAATATTGTGTAAGGATATCGTCAAGACAAACACATCCTCCCCAGCCCCTTTTACACCAATCTTTTGGCATCCGGGGAATTTCCGTTTGATTCAAACTATTTTCTTGCAGAGTGGGCTAGTCACTCTTAAAATAATAATACGGTAATTCGATAGACTTACAGTTGTTTAAGTAAAGGAGACCATCACAGAACTTCATCAGAAATCAAGTGTCATATCGCTTTTAGTTTTTGGTTGTTTGCTGAAATACTTTACAAAAATTTATAACTACTAAATGCAAAAATTTTTCAATAAGTCTGGTAGGATATTTCCAGAGTTATTGCAATAGATATTCATTAAGCTAGTTATAGATTTCAGCTAGTTGCAAACTTTCTCAGGAGATAAAGCCATGACAATTTGCCTGTGGCTGTATGGCAGCGTATCGTTCCAAGGGCGCAAACCTGCCCAAGGGGAACTACCGGAAAACTTACAGCTAAGTGTTGGAGTGAATTCAATGCTGGGTGGACTGTAGGTAGCTGCGGAGGAGCTTTATTTGCTTTCCTGCTGTTAACCAATAGCAGTTTATTTTTCTGAGTTGCAGAAACCATACCATTTTGGATTGAGAATTTCTTTTGAGAAGTTGCAATCATTTTTCAAATTGGTATAGGTATCGTTGCATAAATTATTGCGATCGCGCAGCCTCTCCGAAAGAGAATCGCCAATCCATAATTATGAGGTGTCAACATGTCGAAAAAAATTGGTCTGTTCTTCGGTACTCAAACTGGTAACACTGAATCTGTTGCTGAACAAATTCGAGATGAGTTTGGTGGTGATGTTGTAACATTACATCCCATTTACGAAGCAGATACTTCTACTTTTGATGAGTATGAATTGCTGATTATTGGCTCTCCCACTTGGGATATTGGTCAACTTCAAAGCGATTGGGAAAGCTTTTTTCCCGATCTCGATGAAATCGATTTTA
It encodes the following:
- a CDS encoding energy-coupling factor ABC transporter permease, with protein sequence MHIPDGFVSVPVAGATGLASVAALFIALGRSQEAFGVRRAPILGLTTAFIFAAQMINFPVAGGTSGHLLGGTLAAIVLGSPWAGTLCIATVLIIQAVLFADGGITALGANILNMAVIGVWVGWILTQTLQRLLGGAKGRLPLAAGIAAGVSVVVAAVAAAIELALSGTAPVAIVLPAMTGVHILIGIGEGLITGSVLTYLATARPDLLPGEQHEFRGWSVPIVSIFLIAGVLSLFASAWPDGLEKVAENTGFIDLAGKVRIIVPTPLADYEIKDLGPIGTSIAGLVGAAVCFAVAFGIAKIVKPKNA
- a CDS encoding NF041680 family putative transposase — protein: MAMPKFNNNQLIAQFQDFRQKIYNCFSSCSDACMDLLDALAGNTGANSIAELSLSPLFPRSYNSIYKAIQKSFNTNIQEKNNEEEEQEEQEKPNNLIRVVSELIKQPQQRPFYLFALDTTPHPRPYARTLAERGYIYQPNTIKGNKPINIGHSYSILSILPEKETGNAAPWSIPISGERVSLDKTGVDVGSEQISSVMSDSSLPWQEKLCVLVADSAYSQRSFLFDQSKHKNVVVIARVRSNRIFYQSPPVDESKKKRGCPKKYGERFNLADVETWHSPDETTQIQQTTCKGRLLNITILAWHQMLMRGTKHQKMYCHPFTLLRIHVTDDTNQSLWKPMWLIVIGEQRGEISPTVANHCYRQRFDIEHMLRFSKQRLLMTQFQTPDVLHEENWIHLVILAYVQLWAARELATHLPRPWERYLEQNNDKIATPSVVQRDFQRIISEIGTPARSPKTRGNSIGRVQGQVQTQRTKHPVVKKKSKSTLAKVKAA
- a CDS encoding glycosyltransferase, whose amino-acid sequence is MKTNSSNSLLTVPTGPLKISELPPNDLSTTSESIYLSLVIPTYKERDNINNIVRILSQLLDESIPGNYELIVVDDDSPDLTWEIAQSLTTEYPQLRVMRRQEERGLSSAVIRGWQAGMGSVLGVIDGDLQHPPEVLMQLLRSIEQGADLAVASRHVEGGGVSSWSVVRRFLSRGAQLLGLIILPGVLGRVSDPMSGYFMVRRSAIANAALNPVGYKILLEVIGRGKVNEVAEVGYVFRERTEGESKVTWKQYIDYIHHLVRLRLSTGRVGRFKRKVNFPVGRFIRFGLVGLSGVFVDMAVLYLLSDPTTLAWPLTRSKIIAGEIAILNNFLWNDAWTFADVSARQQEWHQRAKRFVKFNLICLAGLVLNVLILNLVFNFLIPNRYIANLIAIAVATIWNFWVNLKLSWRVTDVK
- a CDS encoding glycosyltransferase family 39 protein; amino-acid sequence: MWFIIGFGLRLINLTAKPPWTDEFSTLVFSLGNNFLGVPLNQAIAPDILLQPLQPNPAANIGDVIHNLVTQDTHPPLYFVLAYLWMKLFPSEGGLVSLFAARSLPAFIGAISIPCVYLLGRVAFRSPLVGNFAAAIMAVSPYAVFLSQEARHYSLAALWVIGSLTCLVIATRHLQNRTPLPMWVALTWVEINALGFATHYFFSLTVCTEAVVLMFLAWYQKQTSTKFSLLFSSGWQRIYAVATGTLIASLIWLPIFLENRNRDNLTEWIRGSRNGLDWISPIFQALGTLITMISLLPVESTQLLVVIPSGLVMLIFFIWAVPILVRGIKVQLQHPENRIMIQVVAGVAISAIALFFIFTYFLGIDLTRGARYHFIYFPSIIVLLAASLAVCWHPPKELINKSIGRWGINGKKAAILIWLMAFVSATTVLCNLGYQKYYRPDLFVQLIQQISPVPTLIATTHKTYVHTGEMMGIAREIKLGNFPQNPLFLLAHQDQGPNTSTIALENTLKTLPRPFDLWLVNFHAPVAEAIKTCVISDTQSLPNVDGYEYQLYHCQQS
- a CDS encoding Uma2 family endonuclease, with the translated sequence MTQALRKLVTFDEFVAQYPQNPQKRYELHDGIIVEMPPPTGDHEEIVGFLVGEIVAEYKRLKLPYFIPKTAFIKPTQSESAYSPDVLILNQPNLVNEPLWKKESTVSQATSIPLVVEVVSTNWRDDYLKKAADYEAVGILKYWIVDYAALGGRRFIGNPKQPTISVYSLAEGEYQVSQFRNGDRIQSPIFPELNLTAQQIFESSIV
- a CDS encoding mannose-1-phosphate guanyltransferase, with product MRAVLMAGGSGTRLRPLTCDLPKPMVPILNRPIAEHIINLLKRHQITEVIATLHYLPDVLRDYFQDGSDFGVQMTYAVEEDQPLGTAGCVKNIAELLDETFLVISGDSITDFDLTAAIAFHKQKQSKATLILTRVPNPIEFGVVITDEELRIRRFLEKPSTSEIFSDTVNTGTYILEPQVLEYLPTNTECDFSKDLFPLLLAKDEPMYGYIAEGYWCDVGHLDAYREAQYDALDQKVQLDCAYKEVSHKLWVGQNTYIDQTAVIETPAVIGDNCRIGARVQIEAGTVIGDNVTIGADANLKRPIVWNGAIIGEEAHLSACVISRGTRVDRRAHVLEAAVVGSLSTVGEEAQISPGVRVWPSKKIESGAVLNINLIWGNIAQRNLFGQRGVQGLANIDITPEFAVKLGAAYGSTLKPGSKVTVSRDQRNISRMVTRSLIAGLMSVGIDIQNLDATAIPIARTVIPIMAVAGGIHVRVHPDRPDYILIEFMDAKGINITKALEKKIEGAYFKEDMRRALIHEIGDVSYPSQVIDRYCTAFEKLLHVHTLRNSRAKVVIDYVYAVSGAVLPQMLDKFGADAVVLNASVNKTAMSVTDREGLLTQLGHVVEALKANFGVQVSANGEQLILVDESGYPIRGEMLTALMVDMILTANPRGTVVVPVHASSAIEQVARRHDGRVIRTKANPTALMEACQKNPNVVLGGSGETGFIFPQLHPGFDSMFCIAKIIEMLTIQERSLAAARSELPRVIHKTYTVRCPWTAKGALMRYLVETHPAQNLELIDGVKICQPYDDSWLLVLPDASEPLVHLYANSNDRDWVDETVRNYRTRVQTFVERQQEYQPAEV
- a CDS encoding photosystem I reaction center subunit XI, encoding MAVWQRIVPRAQTCPRGTTGKLTAKCWSEFNAGWTVGSCGGALFAFLLLTNSSLFF